In Sphingomonas sp. KC8, the sequence GTGACCGCAGCCGCTTCGCTTCTGCCTTCGAATGATATGATGCCGGCTGATTCGGGTCCGTCGCCTTTCGAGGCTGCCTGGGACGCGATTCGCACAAGCCTGCGCCGCACCTGTGGCCCGCGCACTTTTGATGGCTGGCTGAAGCCAGTCACCCTGATCGATTTCGACGCCGCCGACGCGACGATTCGCCTGGCCGCGCCATCCGATTTCATGGCGAACTGGGTTTCGACGCATTTCGCCGAACAACTGCTGCAGGCGTGGCGGGCGATGCTACCGCAGGTGGCGCGCGTGACGATCGTTGCGGATACATCGCGCGCGGCGCTGTTTGATGCGGCCGAGCCGGCATCCGCGCCCGCCGTTGCAGCCGCACCCGAACCGGCCCCGGCCGAGCCGGAAGCCGTGGCGATCGCGTCGCACAATTTCGAGGCGCGCTACAGTTTCGATTCATTCGTCGTCGGCAAGGCCAACGAGATCGCCTACAATGCCGCGCGCACGCTGGCCGAAGGCGGGACGATGGGGTTCAACCCGTTGTTCCTCCATGGCGGCACCGGCCTGGGCAAAACCCACCTGATGCACGCCATCGGCCAGGAGTTTCTGGCCCGCCAGCCGGGCGCGCGCGTGATCTACATGTCGGCCGAGAAGTTCATGTACGAGTTCGTGGCCGCGATGCGCGCCAAGGACACGCACAGCTTCAAGGCGCGGCTGCGCGCCGCCGACGTGCTGATGATCGACGACGTCCAGTTCATCGCCGGCAAGGAATCGACCCAGGAAGAATTCTTCCACACGATGAACGAGATCATTTCGGCCGGCCGCCGACTGGTCATCACCGCCGATCGCAGCCCGCAGGATCTGGAAGGGATTGAAAGCCGCATCCTGTCGCGCCTGTCATGGGGGCTTGTGGCCGACGTCAACCCGGCCGACTTCGAACTGCGCCTGAACATCATCGTCAAGAAGCTGGAGGCGATGCCGCAGGCGCATGTGCCGCAGGACGTGGTGTTGTTCCTCGCCCGCCGGATCAGCGCCAACGTGCGCGAACTGGAAGGCGCGCTGAACCGGGTGGTGGCTTATTCGCTACTGTCGGGCCGCCCGATCGACATGGAGTTCACGCAGGAGACGCTGGCGGACATGCTGCGGGCCACGCAGCGCCGGATTACCATCGATGAAATCCAGCGCCGCGTGTGCGACCATTATCGCATCAAGCAATCCGAAATGTCGTCAGCCCGCCGTGCGCGCGAAGTGGCGCGTCCCCGCCAGGTGGCGATGTACCTGGCCAAGCAACTGACGCCGCGCTCGCTGCCGGAAATCGGCCGGCGATTTGGCGGGCGCGATCACACGACGGTGATCCACGCGGTCAAGCAGATCGAAAAGCTGCGCCAGACGGACGCGGAACTGGATGCGGATGTCCGCTTGCTGATGCGCCAGCTGGAAGGCTGATCACCCGATCCCGGCAAAAGAAAGGCCCCGTCGTCACCGACGGGGCCTTTTCGTATCAGCGTCCGGTGATACCGGTGTGCTGCCTTAGCCTTTCTTGGGCGGTGGGATGGTGATCCGCACTTCCTCGCCCGAACGGCCGGGGAAATTGGTGAACATCGCTTCGACCAGATTGGGCACGAGGATGGACAGATTGTCCGTCGTCGAACGGGCCTTGGCCTTGCCTTCGAACACGCGCTGACCGCCCGGGCCGTTGATCGTCATGTCGAGATAGCTGGTGTAATAAGTGTAGCTGTCGATTTCCGGATAACCCCAGGGATCATACCAGAAGGGATCGTTCCAGCCGTAGTAAAAGGCCGAGCGATACCCCCAGCGGCCATAGGGGCGACCCCATCCGCCATAGCCGAAGCCCGGCCGGGTCACGACCTTTTCCTTGCCGCTGTCCACGCCATAATCCAGCGTCACGGTGAGCGTCGCGCTGCCGCTATCGGCCGCGGCGGTATAGCCCTGCGCGGTCAGCCGCTGGGCGACAAGGCCCGCATATTGGGCAAATTCCAGTCCGCCTTCGTTGCGCGGGCTGGCGGCCCGGATCGTGAAGGTCTGCCCCTGTGGCGCCGGCATGGCCTGGAAACGCGCGACATCTGCACGGAACGGGGTGGCGCAGGCGGAAAGCGCCAGCATCGCCACCGCCGGAGCAATGATGAAGATCCGTCTCGAAAGCGACATGGTTGGCGACCTCACAAGGGACTGATGTCCCACAGACTATAACAACAGCCGAGGCTCGCATAGCCGGGCTGAACATGTGTTGAACGCACGGCGAACATGCCGGTTGCGTAAGGGTTGGAAGGCGCGGCCGTGGCTCACCATGTGGGGCAGTGGCCTATAGGGGGGGTGACCACGCCTTCCATTGAACATGACGGAGCCGGCACGCGACAACCTTGATCGCGGGCCGGCAAGGCGTGCAATTTCGCCCCGGCGTGGATCAGCCCCGCAGGCCCATCGCCTTGTAGGTGGCCTCCAGCGTCGGTGCCGCCGCTTCGCGGGCACGCGTGGCGCCGACGGCGAGGAGCCGATCCAGTTCGGCCGGATCGGCGCGCAGCGCATCCAGACGCGCCTTCACCGGCCGCAGCGATTCGGCGAGCAATTCGGCCAGCGCCGGCTTGAACGCGCCGAAACCCTGGCCGGCATAGCGCGCCAGCACCTGCGGGACGGTTTCATCCGACAATGCGGCGTAGATACCGATGAGGTTGCGGGCCTCGGGCCGGTCGGCCAGTTCTTCCGCCGTTTCCGGCAGTGGGGCCGGATCGGTCTTGGCCTTGCGCACCTTCTGGACGATCAGATCGGCATCGTCGGTGAGGTTGATGCGGCTCATGTCCGACGGGTCGGATTTGGACATTTTCGACGTGCCATCACGCAGGCTCATGATGCGCGCGGCGGCCGGCGGGATGATCGGTTCGGGTAGGGTGAACAGTTCGACATCGAAATCGGTGTTGAACTTGGTCGCCACATCGCGCGCCAGTTCCAGATGCTGCTTCTGGTCCTCGCCCACGGGAACATGGGTCGCCTGATAGAGCAGCACGTCCGCCGCCTGCAGCACGGGATAGGCGTACAGGCCGACCGATGCGCCTTCGCGATTCTTGCCCGATTTTTCCTTGAACTGGGTCATCCGGTTGAGCCAGCCGATGCGCGCGGTGCCGTTCAGCAACCAGCACAATTCGGCATGGGCTGGCACATCGGCCTGGCTGAACAGGGTGGAACGCGCCGGATCGATGCCGGCCGCGATCAGGGCAGCGGCCATTTCGCGGATATTGGCGCGCAACTGTGCCGGATCGTTATGGACCGTGATCGCGTGCAGCGAGGCCAGGAAGAACAGGCATTCATCGCCCTGGCCCAGACCATCCTGCATCCGCACCCAGTTACGGATCGCCCCGAGATAATTGCCGAGGTGGAGGTTGCCGGTGGGCTGAATGCCCGAGACGATACGCATCATGCTTCCTTCTTCTTGCGGCTGCGCAGCAGCACCCGCAGGCCTTCCTTGTCCATGCCGCCGAACAGATAAGCGGCGACGAAATATACCACGCCGCCAACGCCGACGAGCGCCGTGACTGACACCATCCGCTGGCCGACCGAACCGGCGAACCAGTCCGCGAACAGCATCCGCAGGCCCCACAATATGGCCATCATCAACAGGCCGGCGGCGATCTGGCGGGCAATCCGACCCCACAGCCAGCCTTCGATGCGGAAATGGCCGCGCGCCCGCAGGATGACATAGAGCATCACGCAATTGAGCCACGAACAGGCCGCGATCGCGAAGGCCAGTCCGTAAATACCGAACAGCGGGATCAGCGCGAAATTGAGGACGACATTGGCGATCAGCACGATCGCCGCGGTCTTGACCGGGGTCTTGGTATCTTGCCGCGCATAGAAGCCGGGGGTGATGACCTTGACCAACACATAGGCCGGCAGGCCGGCAACGATGATGGCCAGGACATTGCCCGTCACCATCGCATCCTGTGCGGTAAACTTGCCCCCCTGGAACAGGGCCGCGCATAACGGCCCGGCAACGACGGCGAGCGCAAGCGCGGCGGGCAGGCACAGCAGCATCGACAGTTCGACCGCCTGACCCTGCACCTTGGCGGCTTCATCCGGTTCGCCCTTGCTGATGAAGCGGCTGATCTGCGGCAGGATCGCGGTGCCCAGCGCAGTGCCGATGACCGACAAGGGCAACTGGTTCAGGCGATCCGAATAATTGAGATAGGACATCGACCCTTCGGGCAGCCTTGTGGCGAAGAAGGTGTCGATGAGCTGGCTGATCTGATAGACGCCGGCGCCCAGCGTGGCCGGAATGACGACGACGAAGAACTGCTTGACGCCCGGTGTGATTTTCGGTCGCCGCAACCGCAGCGAAACCCCGGCCTTGCGCGCGGCGAACCACAGCAGGACGAGCTGCATCACGCCGCCGACAGTGACGCCGACGGCCAGCGCATAGGCCGTTTTCACCCCGCCATCGGGCACCAGGATCAGCGCCATCAGCATCGCGACGTTCAGCAGCGCCGGCGCGAACGCAGCAGCGGCAAACTTGGTCAGCGAATTGAGCACGCCCGAAAAGAGCGAGACGAGGCTGATCAGCAGCAGATAGGGAAAGGTGATCCGGCTCAGCGAGACGGTGAGCGCGAACTTGGCCGGTTCATCGGTGTAGCCCGATGCGATTGCCCATACGAACAGCGGCATCGCCACTTCGAACAGCAATGTGAACAGGAACAGGGTGGGCAGGAAAACCGCCAGCACCTCTTCCGAAAATTTCTTGGCGTCCTCGATCCCGCCTTCGCCGTGGAACCGCTGGCTGAACAGCGGCACGAAGCCGGCGGAAAACGCCCCTTCGCCGAACAAGCGGCGGAAGGTGTTGGGCAGGCGGAACGCGACCAGGAACGCGTCGGCGGCACCCGACGCGCCCATGATCCGCGCCATCAGCATTTCGCGCGCGAAACCGAAGATACGGCTGACCATCGTCAGCCCGCCGATCGTGCCGATCGCCTTGACAAGGTTCATGCGCGGATGCCGTTTTTCGCTGGGATCAGGCTTCGCCAGCCGTTTCGCCGGATTGAAGCGCCTGGGCCTGCGCCTGCTGCTGCATGTACAGACCGCCAAAATCGATCGGTTCGAGCAACAGCGGCGGGAAATTGCCGTCGCGCACCGCATCGGCCAGCACGCGGCGGGCAAACGGGAACAGGAGGCGCGGTGCTTCGGCGAGCAGGAACGCCTGCATCTGATCCTGCGGAATGTTGCGCAGGCCGAAAAGGCCGGCGTAAAGCAGTTCCGCCTTGAACGCGACGCCCTGTTCGGCCGTGGCCGTCACTTCGATCTTCAGCGCGACTTCATGGACGTCCTCGCCCAGCGTGTCGGCGCGGATGTTGAACTGCACGTCGATCTGCGGCTGGCCCTGCCATTGATAGACGGCCGGCGCGTTCGGGTTCTCGAACGACAGGTCCTTCACATATTGGGCGATAAGCCCGACCTGAGGCATGGTGTCCTCGCCATTCGCCAACGTTTCGCCCGCGTTCACGAAACCTTCGTTTTCGGCCATCCGGATGTCGCCTTCTGATTTTATGGAATGCGCCGCGCGACTAGCAGGCGCGAAGGGGCAGGGCAATGGCGGCCATATCCGGACACGATCGAACCTTGCGGCCGGTGCTGCCCCGGAAACCGCCATTTGAAACATTCGTGCCACATCCCTATGTAGCGACGGACAAGTGTAGCGGAGGTCCGGTGGAAACGATCATTATCCTGGCGTTGGTGTTCGTCTTCGTTGCGATGAGGCTTTATAGCGTCCTCGGTCGCCGGACAGGACATGAGCAGCCGATCGCCAAGCCGGTCGAAGCCCAGCCGAGCGCGGCTCCGGTCACCCGGTCGCGCGCCGATGTGCCTGCCCAACCGGTTGCCGCCGAACCCGCGATCGACGCGCAGGCCCATGAAGGGATTCGCGCGATCGTCACCGCCGACCCGGCCTTCGACGTCACCGCCTTTCTGGGTGGCGCGCAGGCGGCTTACCGCCTGATTCTCGAAGCGTTCTGGAAGGGCGATAGCGAGGAACTGGGCCGTTATGTCGATGATGGCGTGCGGGATGATTTCACAGCGGCGATCCGCCAGCGCGAAGCCGCCGGCGAAGTGGTGGACAACCGCCTGATCGCGATCGAGCATGCGGTGATCGAACGCGCCCGGCTGGATGGCCAGATGGCGATCATCACCGTGCGTTTCGACGCCGATATCGCGGCCGTGACGCGTGACGCCGAAGGCAATGTCATCGCCGGATCGCTGAGCGACGCCGTGCCGACGCATGATGTGTGGACGTTCAGCCGTCATGTGCGCGCCGACGATCCCAACTGGATCCTGATCGAAACCGACGAAGCCGCGTGACCCGCCTTTCCCTGGCGGGAACGCTGGCCGGCGCCCTGGCGCTGGCCGGCTGCGTCGGCCCCGCGAATCCGCCGCCATCCATGTCCCGGCCGCCGGCCGTGCGTCCGACGCCGCCGCCATCCGGTGCGCCCGTGTCCAGCCCCACACCGGGGCCGGTGCGGGGCGCGCGCGCGGCATTGCCGCCCGCACCGGCGCCTCTTGCGACACCACCGGCGGGCACCACGGCCGCCCAACAGGGTGTGCGGGCTGGCCCCGCGGTCGCGTCGCTGGGCATCACGCAGGCCGAGGCGCGCACCGCGCTTGCGGCGTTCCGGACCTCGTGCCGGTCGCTCGTCCGCCGGACGGACAATAGCGGCCTGACGCGCGGGGCGGACTGGCAACCGGCCTGTGACGCGGCGATCGGCTGGGTCGACAATGACGCGCCGGCCTTCTTTGCACGCTTTTTCGAAACCGCGATCGTCGGCGACGGCAAGGCGTTCGCCACCGGCTATTATGAACCCGAGATCAAGGGATCGCGGACCCGCCGGGCGGGTTATGACGTACCGATCTACGGCCGGCCGAGTGATCTGGTCGAGGTCGATCTCGGCCTGTTCGCCGATGACCTGAAAGGCCGCCGGATCCGCGGGCAGGCCAAGGATGGCAAGCTGATCCGCTATCCGGATCGGGCCGAAATCATCGGCGGGGCGATCACCGATAAAGCGCCGATCATCGCCTGGGCGGCCGATCCGGTCGAAATGTTCTTCCTGCAGGTGCAGGGATCGGGCCTGCTCGAACTGCCCGATGGCGGCGTCATGCGGGTCGGCTATGACACGCAAAATGGCCGCGACTATACCGGAATCGGGGCGCTGATGCGCGATCGCGGGCTGCTCCAGCCCGGTCAGTCGTCGATGCAGGGGATCATGGCGACGTTGCGGGCAATGCCCGATGGCGGCGCCGCGATCATGAACGAGAATAAGAGCTTCATCTTCTTTCGCGAACTGTTCGGCCCCGGCCCCCTGGGCGCGATGGGCCTGCCGGTGACGGGACGCACCACGGTGGCCGCCGATCCGGCGTTCGTGCCGCTGGGGGCGCCGGTGTTTCTGGCGCTCGATCGGGTTGAGGCGACCGGATTATGGGTGGCGCAGGATACGGGTGGCGCGATCAAGGGCACAAACCGGTTCGATACATATTGGGGTGCCGGCGACGATGCCCGGCGGGTCGCGGGTGGCATGTCCGGACGGGGCAATGCCTGGCTTTTGCTGCCGACCGGAACGGTGGCGCGCTTGAACGGGGGCGGCAATGGCGGGGCCACGCCGCGGCGCTAAGGGCCTTGATGCGGAGGAGCGCGCCCTCTGGCGCAAGGTAATCGCGACGGTCCGGCCGATCGATCCCGCACGCATGACGCGGGCGCTGGCCGAGGCGGTCGATGCGCCGGTGGGCAAAGGTTCGCCGCCGCCACCCGGCAAGCCTGCGCGCCCGGCCAGGCCTGTTCCGATCGCGCTGGAGAAAAGCCAGCCCGGCCGCGTGGCCCGGCCCCCGGAGGCGGCACCCGATACGCTCGACGGCGGATGGGATCGCCGGCTACGGCGCGGCATCGTCGCCCCGGACCGGACGATCGACCTGCATGGCCACACATTGACGAGCGCGCACGCCGCGCTGGACGCGGCCCTGGCGAGCGCGATCGCCGCTGACGCGCGGCTGTTGCTGGTCGTCACCGGACGGCCCCCACGGCCGGGCTCGCCCGGTCGCGGCCTGATCCGCGCGGCGATCGGCGACTGGCTGGGTGCATCCGGCTGGTCGTCGCGTATCGCCGCTG encodes:
- the dnaA gene encoding chromosomal replication initiator protein DnaA, which translates into the protein MPADSGPSPFEAAWDAIRTSLRRTCGPRTFDGWLKPVTLIDFDAADATIRLAAPSDFMANWVSTHFAEQLLQAWRAMLPQVARVTIVADTSRAALFDAAEPASAPAVAAAPEPAPAEPEAVAIASHNFEARYSFDSFVVGKANEIAYNAARTLAEGGTMGFNPLFLHGGTGLGKTHLMHAIGQEFLARQPGARVIYMSAEKFMYEFVAAMRAKDTHSFKARLRAADVLMIDDVQFIAGKESTQEEFFHTMNEIISAGRRLVITADRSPQDLEGIESRILSRLSWGLVADVNPADFELRLNIIVKKLEAMPQAHVPQDVVLFLARRISANVRELEGALNRVVAYSLLSGRPIDMEFTQETLADMLRATQRRITIDEIQRRVCDHYRIKQSEMSSARRAREVARPRQVAMYLAKQLTPRSLPEIGRRFGGRDHTTVIHAVKQIEKLRQTDAELDADVRLLMRQLEG
- a CDS encoding DUF4136 domain-containing protein — encoded protein: MSLSRRIFIIAPAVAMLALSACATPFRADVARFQAMPAPQGQTFTIRAASPRNEGGLEFAQYAGLVAQRLTAQGYTAAADSGSATLTVTLDYGVDSGKEKVVTRPGFGYGGWGRPYGRWGYRSAFYYGWNDPFWYDPWGYPEIDSYTYYTSYLDMTINGPGGQRVFEGKAKARSTTDNLSILVPNLVEAMFTNFPGRSGEEVRITIPPPKKG
- the trpS gene encoding tryptophan--tRNA ligase; amino-acid sequence: MRIVSGIQPTGNLHLGNYLGAIRNWVRMQDGLGQGDECLFFLASLHAITVHNDPAQLRANIREMAAALIAAGIDPARSTLFSQADVPAHAELCWLLNGTARIGWLNRMTQFKEKSGKNREGASVGLYAYPVLQAADVLLYQATHVPVGEDQKQHLELARDVATKFNTDFDVELFTLPEPIIPPAAARIMSLRDGTSKMSKSDPSDMSRINLTDDADLIVQKVRKAKTDPAPLPETAEELADRPEARNLIGIYAALSDETVPQVLARYAGQGFGAFKPALAELLAESLRPVKARLDALRADPAELDRLLAVGATRAREAAAPTLEATYKAMGLRG
- the murJ gene encoding murein biosynthesis integral membrane protein MurJ, encoding MNLVKAIGTIGGLTMVSRIFGFAREMLMARIMGASGAADAFLVAFRLPNTFRRLFGEGAFSAGFVPLFSQRFHGEGGIEDAKKFSEEVLAVFLPTLFLFTLLFEVAMPLFVWAIASGYTDEPAKFALTVSLSRITFPYLLLISLVSLFSGVLNSLTKFAAAAFAPALLNVAMLMALILVPDGGVKTAYALAVGVTVGGVMQLVLLWFAARKAGVSLRLRRPKITPGVKQFFVVVIPATLGAGVYQISQLIDTFFATRLPEGSMSYLNYSDRLNQLPLSVIGTALGTAILPQISRFISKGEPDEAAKVQGQAVELSMLLCLPAALALAVVAGPLCAALFQGGKFTAQDAMVTGNVLAIIVAGLPAYVLVKVITPGFYARQDTKTPVKTAAIVLIANVVLNFALIPLFGIYGLAFAIAACSWLNCVMLYVILRARGHFRIEGWLWGRIARQIAAGLLMMAILWGLRMLFADWFAGSVGQRMVSVTALVGVGGVVYFVAAYLFGGMDKEGLRVLLRSRKKKEA
- the secB gene encoding protein-export chaperone SecB, coding for MAENEGFVNAGETLANGEDTMPQVGLIAQYVKDLSFENPNAPAVYQWQGQPQIDVQFNIRADTLGEDVHEVALKIEVTATAEQGVAFKAELLYAGLFGLRNIPQDQMQAFLLAEAPRLLFPFARRVLADAVRDGNFPPLLLEPIDFGGLYMQQQAQAQALQSGETAGEA
- a CDS encoding Tim44/TimA family putative adaptor protein, which produces METIIILALVFVFVAMRLYSVLGRRTGHEQPIAKPVEAQPSAAPVTRSRADVPAQPVAAEPAIDAQAHEGIRAIVTADPAFDVTAFLGGAQAAYRLILEAFWKGDSEELGRYVDDGVRDDFTAAIRQREAAGEVVDNRLIAIEHAVIERARLDGQMAIITVRFDADIAAVTRDAEGNVIAGSLSDAVPTHDVWTFSRHVRADDPNWILIETDEAA
- the mltA gene encoding murein transglycosylase A, whose amino-acid sequence is MTRLSLAGTLAGALALAGCVGPANPPPSMSRPPAVRPTPPPSGAPVSSPTPGPVRGARAALPPAPAPLATPPAGTTAAQQGVRAGPAVASLGITQAEARTALAAFRTSCRSLVRRTDNSGLTRGADWQPACDAAIGWVDNDAPAFFARFFETAIVGDGKAFATGYYEPEIKGSRTRRAGYDVPIYGRPSDLVEVDLGLFADDLKGRRIRGQAKDGKLIRYPDRAEIIGGAITDKAPIIAWAADPVEMFFLQVQGSGLLELPDGGVMRVGYDTQNGRDYTGIGALMRDRGLLQPGQSSMQGIMATLRAMPDGGAAIMNENKSFIFFRELFGPGPLGAMGLPVTGRTTVAADPAFVPLGAPVFLALDRVEATGLWVAQDTGGAIKGTNRFDTYWGAGDDARRVAGGMSGRGNAWLLLPTGTVARLNGGGNGGATPRR
- a CDS encoding Smr/MutS family protein, which codes for MAGPRRGAKGLDAEERALWRKVIATVRPIDPARMTRALAEAVDAPVGKGSPPPPGKPARPARPVPIALEKSQPGRVARPPEAAPDTLDGGWDRRLRRGIVAPDRTIDLHGHTLTSAHAALDAALASAIAADARLLLVVTGRPPRPGSPGRGLIRAAIGDWLGASGWSSRIAAVRNAHPRHGGAGALYVILRRRR